One region of Streptomyces capillispiralis genomic DNA includes:
- the mca gene encoding mycothiol conjugate amidase Mca, translating into MTDQLRLMAVHAHPDDESSKGAATMAKYVSEGVDVLVVTCTGGERGSILNPKLQGDAYIEEHIHEVRKKEMDEAREILGVKQEWLGFVDSGLPEGDPLPPLPEGCFALEDVDKAAGELVRKIRAFRPQVITTYDENGGYPHPDHIMTHKITMVAFEGAADTAKYPEAEFGPAYQPLKVYYNQGFNRPRTEALHQAMLDRGLESPYGDWLKRWSEFERTERTLTTYVPCAEFFEIRDKALIAHATQIDPDGGWFRVPMDLQREVWPTEEYELAKSLVDTSLPEDDLFAGIRDNV; encoded by the coding sequence TTGACTGACCAGCTGCGACTGATGGCCGTGCACGCCCACCCCGACGACGAGTCGAGCAAGGGCGCGGCCACCATGGCGAAGTACGTGTCCGAGGGGGTGGACGTGCTGGTGGTGACCTGCACGGGCGGGGAGCGCGGCTCCATCCTCAACCCGAAGCTGCAGGGCGACGCCTACATCGAGGAGCACATCCACGAGGTACGCAAGAAGGAGATGGACGAGGCCCGGGAGATCCTGGGGGTGAAGCAGGAGTGGCTCGGGTTCGTCGACTCCGGGCTGCCCGAGGGGGACCCGCTGCCGCCGCTGCCGGAGGGCTGCTTCGCCCTGGAGGACGTCGACAAGGCGGCCGGTGAGCTGGTCCGCAAGATCCGCGCGTTCCGTCCCCAGGTGATCACCACCTATGACGAGAACGGCGGTTACCCGCACCCCGACCACATCATGACCCACAAGATCACGATGGTGGCGTTCGAGGGCGCGGCGGACACCGCGAAGTACCCGGAGGCCGAGTTCGGCCCGGCGTACCAGCCGCTGAAGGTGTACTACAACCAGGGCTTCAACCGGCCCCGCACCGAGGCGCTGCACCAGGCCATGCTGGACCGTGGGCTGGAGTCGCCGTACGGGGACTGGCTGAAGCGGTGGAGCGAGTTCGAGCGCACGGAGCGCACGCTCACCACGTACGTCCCGTGTGCCGAGTTCTTCGAGATCCGGGACAAGGCGCTGATCGCGCACGCGACGCAGATCGATCCGGACGGGGGCTGGTTCCGGGTGCCGATGGACCTCCAGAGGGAGGTCTGGCCGACGGAGGAGTACGAGCTCGCCAAGTCGCTCGTCGACACATCCCTCCCCGAGGACGACCTCTTCGCGGGCATCCGGGACAATGTCTGA
- a CDS encoding DUF4307 domain-containing protein encodes MSTPSTRLPEGRYGRSSDERADRTLKAVGAVLGVLLLALVGWFGYHYVAQNEISAEVIGFELSDDAVKVHLEVHKDAGTAGYCTVRSQAENGAEVGRADFRFAADATRVDEVVTLRTASPGTTAELVGCHAE; translated from the coding sequence ATGAGTACGCCGAGCACGCGGCTGCCCGAGGGCCGTTACGGCCGCTCCTCGGACGAGCGTGCCGACCGCACCCTCAAGGCCGTCGGCGCCGTCCTGGGGGTGCTGCTCCTCGCACTGGTCGGCTGGTTCGGGTACCACTACGTCGCCCAGAACGAGATCAGCGCCGAGGTGATCGGCTTCGAGCTCTCCGACGACGCGGTGAAGGTGCACCTGGAGGTGCACAAGGACGCGGGGACCGCCGGCTACTGCACGGTGCGCTCGCAGGCCGAGAACGGCGCCGAGGTGGGCCGCGCCGACTTCCGCTTCGCCGCGGACGCCACGCGCGTCGACGAGGTCGTCACCCTGCGCACGGCCTCCCCCGGCACCACCGCCGAGCTCGTCGGCTGCCACGCCGAGTGA
- the greA gene encoding transcription elongation factor GreA, producing the protein MTQTSENVTWLTQEAYNKLKDELEYLTGPARSEIAAKIAAAREEGDLRENGGYHAAKEEQGKQELRVRQLTQLLENAKVGEAPAANGAVAPGMVVTIAFDGDEDDTLTFLLASREYASSEIETYSPQSPLGSGVIGHKVGEDAEYELPNGKKASVKILKAEPYSG; encoded by the coding sequence GTGACCCAGACCAGCGAGAACGTCACCTGGCTGACCCAGGAGGCGTACAACAAGCTCAAGGACGAGCTTGAGTACCTTACTGGTCCCGCGCGCTCGGAGATCGCCGCCAAGATCGCCGCCGCGCGCGAGGAGGGCGACCTGCGGGAGAACGGCGGGTACCACGCGGCCAAGGAGGAGCAGGGCAAGCAGGAGCTCCGTGTGCGCCAGCTGACCCAGCTCCTCGAGAACGCGAAGGTCGGTGAGGCTCCGGCGGCCAACGGCGCGGTGGCGCCCGGCATGGTCGTGACGATCGCCTTCGACGGCGACGAGGACGACACGCTGACGTTCCTGCTCGCCTCGCGCGAGTACGCCAGCTCGGAGATCGAGACCTACTCGCCGCAGTCCCCGCTCGGCTCCGGCGTGATCGGCCACAAGGTCGGCGAGGACGCGGAGTACGAGCTGCCCAACGGCAAGAAGGCCTCGGTGAAGATCCTCAAGGCCGAGCCGTACAGCGGCTGA
- the ilvA gene encoding threonine ammonia-lyase → MSYSTADALRTVTLDDVRGARKMLSGVARTTALEGSRHLSGAVAAPVHLKCENLQRTGSFKLRGAYVRIAGLLPEERAAGVVAASAGNHAQGVALASSLLGVRSTVFMPKGAPLPKISATREYGAEVRLHGQVVDETLAAATEYAHETGAVFIHPFDHPDVIAGQGTVGLEILEQCPQVRTIVVGVGGGGLAAGIAVAVKALRPDVRIVGVQAAGAAAYPPSLAAGRPVSVRNPVTMADGIKVGRPGDVPFGIVDELVDEVRTVTEDELSAALLLCLERAKLVVEPAGASPVAALLSRPDTFEGPVVAVLSGGNVDPVLMERVLRHGMAAQGRYLAVRLRLTDRPGALASLLGTLSAADANVLDVSHVRTDPRLGLTEAEVELHLETKGPAHCTEVGQALREAGYTVIG, encoded by the coding sequence ATGAGCTACAGCACGGCCGACGCCCTGCGGACCGTCACTCTCGACGATGTGCGCGGCGCGCGGAAGATGCTCTCGGGCGTGGCCCGCACGACCGCGCTGGAGGGCAGCAGGCACCTGTCCGGGGCCGTGGCGGCCCCGGTGCACCTGAAGTGCGAGAACCTCCAGCGGACGGGATCGTTCAAGCTGCGCGGCGCGTACGTGAGGATCGCCGGGCTGCTGCCCGAGGAGCGGGCCGCCGGTGTCGTCGCCGCGAGCGCCGGCAACCACGCGCAGGGTGTCGCGCTGGCGTCGTCGCTGCTCGGGGTGCGTTCCACCGTGTTCATGCCGAAGGGTGCCCCGCTGCCGAAGATCAGCGCGACCCGGGAGTACGGCGCCGAGGTGCGCCTGCACGGCCAGGTGGTCGACGAGACGCTGGCCGCCGCGACCGAGTACGCGCACGAGACCGGCGCGGTGTTCATCCACCCCTTCGACCACCCGGACGTCATCGCGGGCCAGGGCACGGTGGGGCTGGAAATCCTGGAGCAGTGCCCGCAGGTGCGCACGATCGTCGTCGGGGTGGGCGGCGGCGGGCTGGCGGCCGGGATCGCGGTCGCGGTGAAGGCGCTGCGGCCCGACGTGCGGATCGTCGGGGTGCAGGCGGCGGGCGCGGCGGCGTATCCGCCCTCGCTGGCGGCCGGGCGTCCGGTGTCGGTGCGCAACCCGGTGACGATGGCCGACGGCATCAAGGTGGGACGGCCCGGGGACGTGCCGTTCGGCATCGTCGACGAGCTGGTGGACGAGGTGCGCACGGTCACCGAGGACGAGCTGTCGGCCGCCCTGCTGCTGTGTCTGGAGCGGGCCAAGCTGGTCGTCGAGCCGGCCGGGGCCAGCCCGGTCGCGGCCCTGCTGAGCCGCCCGGACACCTTCGAGGGGCCGGTCGTCGCGGTGCTGTCCGGCGGCAACGTGGACCCGGTGCTGATGGAGCGGGTGCTGCGGCACGGCATGGCGGCCCAGGGCCGCTACCTGGCCGTGCGGCTGCGTCTGACGGACCGGCCCGGCGCCCTCGCGTCGCTGCTCGGCACGTTGTCGGCGGCCGACGCCAACGTCCTCGACGTGAGCCATGTGCGGACCGATCCGCGGCTCGGGCTCACGGAGGCGGAGGTCGAGCTGCACCTGGAGACGAAGGGCCCGGCGCACTGCACCGAGGTCGGCCAGGCCCTGCGCGAGGCGGGCTACACGGTCATCGGCTGA
- a CDS encoding MarR family winged helix-turn-helix transcriptional regulator has protein sequence MSMDMTTDLSAVGDTGLLDTLQHEVALFARRAEQTRLGGVGQVRNSMDRAAYLLLNRLDKEGPMGVKALAASMGIDSSTVTRQVAPLVDTGLVKRTSHPEDGRAVVLQLSPRGQARLEEVRSSRRQLMAELTHDWAPEEREAFCALLTRFNSALSSRMSIQDRVDS, from the coding sequence ATGTCGATGGACATGACGACGGACCTGTCGGCCGTCGGTGACACCGGTCTTCTCGACACGCTGCAGCACGAGGTGGCGTTGTTCGCCCGCCGCGCGGAACAGACGCGGCTCGGCGGGGTCGGCCAGGTGCGCAACTCGATGGACCGCGCCGCGTACCTGCTGCTCAACCGCCTGGACAAGGAAGGCCCGATGGGCGTCAAGGCGCTCGCCGCGAGCATGGGCATCGACTCCTCGACGGTCACCCGACAGGTCGCCCCGCTCGTGGACACCGGCCTGGTCAAGCGGACCTCGCACCCCGAGGACGGGCGGGCGGTCGTGCTCCAGCTGTCCCCGCGCGGGCAGGCGCGCCTGGAGGAAGTGCGCTCCTCGCGGCGTCAGTTGATGGCCGAGTTGACACACGACTGGGCGCCGGAGGAGCGCGAGGCGTTCTGCGCGCTCCTGACGCGCTTCAACAGCGCGCTGTCCTCCCGGATGTCCATCCAGGACCGGGTGGACTCCTGA
- a CDS encoding sigma factor-like helix-turn-helix DNA-binding protein: MRPRHASGNVPRAREFEAYVAGAGGRLLHTATLLTAEARDDNPRARRLLTLAMAHTYASWDRLRGEDPYDHTRQYLATRFARGAWHRHGGLLRSRPHPGSPVARLTPRERLVLVLRLHEGVAEEQTAALLGLPAERVRTVFHRAMATVLRPPPAPAAPAPGGVGRVPS; this comes from the coding sequence TTGCGACCACGGCACGCGTCCGGAAACGTTCCCCGCGCCCGCGAGTTCGAGGCGTACGTCGCGGGCGCGGGCGGACGGCTGCTGCACACCGCGACCCTGCTCACCGCCGAGGCCCGGGACGACAACCCGCGCGCGCGGCGCCTGCTCACCCTGGCCATGGCCCACACGTACGCCTCCTGGGACCGGCTGCGCGGCGAGGATCCCTACGACCACACCCGCCAGTACCTGGCGACCCGCTTCGCGCGCGGCGCCTGGCACCGGCACGGGGGCCTGCTCCGCTCCCGCCCCCACCCCGGGAGCCCCGTGGCCCGGCTGACCCCGCGGGAGCGCCTGGTCCTCGTGCTGCGGCTCCACGAGGGCGTCGCCGAGGAGCAGACGGCGGCGCTGCTCGGCCTGCCCGCGGAGCGCGTGCGCACGGTCTTCCACCGCGCGATGGCCACCGTCCTGCGCCCGCCCCCGGCACCGGCCGCGCCCGCGCCCGGCGGCGTCGGGAGGGTGCCGTCATGA
- a CDS encoding cystathionine gamma-synthase — MSDRHISQHFETLAIHAGNTADPLTGAVVPPIYQVSTYKQDGVGGLRGGYEYSRSANPTRTALEENLAALEGGRRGLAFASGLAAEDCLLRTLLGPGDHVVIPNDAYGGTFRLFAKVVARWGVEWSVADTSDPSAVRAALTPRTKVVWVETPSNPLLGITDIAAVAQVARDAGARLVVDNTFATPYLQQPLALGADVVVHSLTKYMGGHSDVVGGALITGDAELGEELAFHQNAMGAVAGPFDSWLVLRGTKTLSVRMDRHSENATKIADMLTRHPRVTSVLYPGLPDHPGHEVAAKQMRAFGGMVSFRVEGGEEAAVAVCDRARVFTLGESLGGVESLIEHPGRMTHASAAGSALEVPADLVRLSVGIENVDDLLEDLQQALGR; from the coding sequence ATGAGCGACAGGCACATCAGTCAGCACTTCGAGACGCTCGCGATCCACGCGGGCAACACCGCCGACCCCCTGACGGGCGCGGTCGTCCCGCCGATCTACCAGGTGTCCACCTACAAGCAGGACGGCGTCGGCGGCCTGCGCGGCGGCTACGAGTACAGCCGCAGCGCCAATCCGACCAGGACAGCGCTGGAGGAGAACCTCGCCGCCCTGGAGGGCGGCCGCCGCGGCCTCGCGTTCGCGTCCGGACTGGCGGCCGAGGACTGCCTGTTGCGTACGCTGCTCGGCCCCGGCGATCACGTGGTGATCCCGAACGACGCGTACGGCGGCACGTTCCGCCTCTTCGCCAAGGTCGTCGCCCGCTGGGGCGTGGAGTGGTCGGTGGCCGACACCAGCGACCCCTCCGCCGTACGGGCCGCCCTCACCCCGAGGACCAAGGTCGTCTGGGTGGAGACCCCCTCCAACCCGCTGCTCGGCATCACCGACATCGCCGCCGTCGCCCAGGTCGCCCGGGACGCGGGCGCCCGCCTCGTCGTCGACAACACCTTCGCCACGCCCTACCTCCAGCAGCCGCTGGCGCTCGGCGCGGACGTCGTCGTGCACTCCCTGACCAAGTACATGGGCGGCCACTCGGACGTCGTCGGCGGCGCGCTGATCACCGGTGACGCGGAGCTGGGCGAGGAGCTGGCGTTCCACCAGAACGCGATGGGCGCGGTCGCCGGGCCCTTCGACTCCTGGCTGGTGCTGCGCGGCACCAAGACGCTCTCGGTCCGCATGGACCGGCACAGCGAGAACGCCACGAAGATCGCCGACATGCTCACCCGCCACCCGCGCGTGACGAGCGTCCTGTACCCGGGGCTGCCGGACCACCCCGGTCACGAGGTGGCCGCCAAGCAGATGCGGGCCTTCGGCGGCATGGTCTCCTTCCGCGTGGAGGGCGGCGAGGAGGCGGCCGTCGCGGTCTGCGACCGGGCCAGGGTGTTCACGCTCGGCGAGTCGCTGGGCGGCGTCGAGTCGCTGATCGAGCACCCGGGGCGGATGACGCACGCGTCCGCGGCCGGCTCCGCGCTCGAGGTCCCGGCCGACCTGGTGCGCCTGTCCGTGGGCATCGAGAACGTCGACGACCTGCTCGAGGACCTCCAGCAGGCGCTCGGCCGCTAG